A DNA window from Fibrobacter succinogenes contains the following coding sequences:
- a CDS encoding class I SAM-dependent methyltransferase, whose product MKSPVRHMFDGIASRYDFLNHFLSCYQDVLWRRYCCKYLKKLMAVDGIAPENAGCMTSKGPKVADNAVENARKVRLLDLCGGTGDFANTFRKIFEGGCACCSAKAYPQKGTAQFLSQKGTAREFVVDPAVIGDFSYGMLAEVKPKKIDAHAVQLDAMKMPFAERQFDVILNGFGMRNVPDARGALLESYRVLDAGGYLCVLEFFSPRNLFNKFFYKVLAPLFIPVMGAFFSGKRDAYEYLVNSIIRFLPVDDFCKMAEECGFEVKKVKMFDGGISFGVFLHKPVSAS is encoded by the coding sequence ATGAAAAGTCCTGTGCGTCATATGTTCGATGGCATTGCGAGCCGTTACGATTTCTTGAATCATTTCTTGAGCTGTTATCAGGATGTGCTGTGGCGCAGGTATTGCTGCAAGTACTTGAAAAAGTTGATGGCGGTGGATGGAATTGCACCGGAAAATGCCGGTTGCATGACGAGTAAAGGGCCGAAGGTTGCAGACAATGCGGTAGAAAATGCGCGGAAGGTTCGCTTGTTGGACTTGTGCGGTGGCACGGGTGATTTTGCAAACACGTTCCGCAAGATTTTTGAAGGCGGATGTGCTTGCTGCTCTGCGAAAGCGTATCCTCAGAAAGGGACTGCGCAATTTTTGTCGCAAAAGGGGACTGCGCGCGAATTTGTTGTAGACCCGGCGGTGATTGGCGATTTTTCGTATGGGATGCTCGCCGAAGTCAAACCGAAAAAGATTGACGCGCATGCGGTGCAGCTCGATGCCATGAAAATGCCGTTTGCGGAGCGTCAATTCGATGTGATTCTGAACGGCTTTGGCATGCGCAATGTGCCCGATGCGCGCGGCGCCTTGCTGGAATCGTACCGTGTGCTGGATGCTGGCGGATACCTTTGTGTTTTGGAATTTTTCTCGCCGAGGAACTTGTTCAATAAGTTCTTTTACAAAGTGCTCGCGCCGCTTTTTATCCCGGTAATGGGTGCGTTTTTTAGTGGCAAGCGTGACGCTTACGAATACTTGGTGAATTCGATTATCCGATTCTTGCCGGTCGATGATTTTTGCAAGATGGCCGAAGAATGCGGTTTTGAAGTCAAGAAAGTCAAGATGTTCGATGGTGGAATTTCTTTTGGCGTGTTTTTGCATAAGCCTGTGAGTGCATCATGA
- a CDS encoding CotH kinase family protein, whose protein sequence is MIRSKKWIKEILSLAAVLGTAFVVGCADDNDDGNFTKPDEPGSQCLNTNGCDQNKTGSSSSATIPYSSSTEYIKIINSSNDTVWVPIYVQLPPDTALRWIGQSALRITEISPLNMDWYDEEGNDPSWVEIYNSSDQDIDLEGYTLVENLKNLRKWVFGHDILKAKSFRVIFCDKKNISAVAVADNDNRHTRPHTNWKLDKNGGTLYLVDRFNGIRDSVAYPELTAGLSWGIVDGGYWKYFEKATPEKPNTTKSYDEVAPSADMSGLKSGFYSEAFTLNPPSLDEGVKLRCTTDGSVPTENSPEFNSPKRIDHSVAFRCASFKKGALSSKVTTRTFFVDEEAVKMPIVAISVDSSFFREHYIKTKCDAPKGCPDSVGLYADVEYPVHVEYFEKGSSTKDGSTWEKDAGISLMGGYSRLNDKKSVAIRLREEYEEGSINYPLFETRKGVNDKYKAFNLRNNGNRFVSDYIEDAMGGALLEGTSVDYQRSRQVVVFYNGKYYGIHDMRERFNKHYVETNYKIDANSVNFIKHLGKEVEASNGTIDAYKNMLHFVATNDFSGENNANYASAKLMLDVGNLADYMAAEIYMHNGDWPNNNVRAWSAPEHPWKFMVYDLDHGFDWTWGVNGGEFAQGSNMFAWIKKGGGNKPCKEEGCFANLYIQLIKNPEFKRMFINRSALMFNSYTNAKNVEKIVDAMVATIDNNEMNRDLEKFKQNERYYHNSCPDDNGFSKTGSCLKKWAKDRDPVVLQEYQEEFGLSGTASVSISASGNGSVLMEGAKLPSKDFKGKFFVGVKMELKAVPDNGAVFTGWNDGVTDNPRLVDVKEGASFTAQFK, encoded by the coding sequence TTGGTACAGCTTTTGTTGTTGGCTGTGCTGATGACAATGATGATGGTAATTTTACAAAACCTGATGAACCCGGAAGTCAGTGCTTGAACACTAATGGTTGTGATCAAAATAAAACGGGCTCTTCTTCTAGTGCGACGATTCCGTATTCCTCAAGTACGGAATACATAAAAATTATTAATTCCAGTAACGATACTGTTTGGGTCCCTATTTATGTCCAGCTTCCGCCCGATACCGCTCTTCGTTGGATTGGACAATCGGCTTTGCGTATAACGGAAATTTCTCCGTTGAATATGGATTGGTACGATGAAGAAGGCAATGATCCGTCTTGGGTTGAAATCTACAACTCCAGTGATCAGGACATCGATCTTGAAGGCTATACACTTGTTGAGAATTTGAAGAACTTGCGCAAGTGGGTCTTTGGCCATGATATTCTCAAGGCTAAATCTTTTAGAGTTATATTCTGCGATAAGAAAAATATTTCTGCAGTAGCTGTTGCTGATAACGATAACCGTCATACGCGTCCGCATACGAATTGGAAGCTAGATAAGAATGGGGGTACGCTTTACTTGGTCGACAGGTTTAACGGAATCCGTGACTCGGTGGCATACCCTGAATTGACTGCCGGTCTCAGCTGGGGCATTGTCGATGGCGGCTATTGGAAGTACTTTGAAAAAGCGACTCCGGAAAAACCGAATACGACAAAATCTTATGATGAAGTTGCTCCTTCTGCTGACATGAGCGGCCTCAAGTCCGGTTTCTATAGCGAAGCATTTACTTTGAATCCGCCTTCTCTTGATGAAGGTGTCAAGCTCCGCTGCACGACGGACGGCTCTGTGCCGACCGAAAATTCTCCGGAATTCAATTCTCCGAAACGTATTGACCATAGCGTGGCTTTCCGTTGCGCTTCGTTTAAGAAGGGTGCACTTTCGAGTAAAGTAACGACCCGTACGTTCTTCGTTGATGAAGAAGCTGTGAAGATGCCGATTGTTGCGATCAGCGTTGACTCCAGCTTCTTCCGTGAACATTATATTAAGACGAAGTGCGATGCCCCGAAGGGTTGTCCGGACAGCGTCGGTCTTTATGCCGATGTGGAATACCCGGTTCATGTTGAATATTTCGAAAAGGGTTCTTCGACTAAGGATGGCTCTACATGGGAAAAGGATGCCGGTATTTCTTTGATGGGTGGCTATAGTCGCTTGAATGACAAGAAGTCCGTTGCCATCCGCCTCCGTGAAGAATATGAAGAAGGTAGCATCAATTATCCGTTGTTCGAAACTCGCAAGGGCGTGAATGACAAGTATAAAGCATTCAACCTCCGCAATAACGGTAACCGCTTTGTGAGTGACTACATTGAAGATGCTATGGGTGGCGCGCTCCTTGAAGGGACAAGCGTGGATTACCAGAGAAGCCGCCAAGTGGTGGTGTTCTACAACGGCAAGTACTATGGCATCCATGACATGCGTGAACGTTTCAACAAGCATTACGTAGAAACGAACTACAAGATTGATGCCAACTCGGTGAACTTCATCAAGCACTTGGGGAAAGAAGTTGAAGCCAGCAATGGTACGATTGACGCCTACAAGAACATGCTTCATTTTGTGGCTACAAATGATTTTTCTGGCGAAAACAATGCCAATTACGCTTCGGCAAAGTTGATGCTTGACGTGGGTAACTTGGCGGATTACATGGCTGCTGAAATTTATATGCACAATGGCGACTGGCCGAACAACAACGTTCGTGCATGGTCTGCTCCGGAACACCCGTGGAAGTTCATGGTTTATGACCTTGATCATGGTTTTGACTGGACTTGGGGCGTAAATGGCGGTGAATTTGCCCAAGGCAGCAACATGTTTGCTTGGATTAAGAAGGGCGGCGGAAATAAGCCGTGCAAGGAAGAAGGTTGCTTTGCTAACCTCTATATCCAGCTTATCAAGAACCCGGAATTCAAGCGTATGTTCATCAACCGCTCTGCATTGATGTTCAATAGCTATACGAACGCTAAGAATGTTGAAAAGATTGTCGATGCCATGGTTGCAACGATTGACAATAACGAAATGAACCGCGACCTTGAAAAGTTCAAGCAGAATGAAAGGTACTATCACAACTCTTGTCCTGATGACAATGGCTTCAGCAAGACTGGCTCATGCTTGAAGAAATGGGCTAAAGATCGCGATCCGGTGGTCCTTCAGGAATACCAGGAAGAATTTGGCTTGAGCGGTACGGCTTCTGTGAGCATCAGTGCTTCTGGAAACGGTTCCGTGCTTATGGAAGGTGCAAAACTCCCGAGCAAGGATTTCAAGGGCAAGTTCTTTGTTGGCGTTAAAATGGAACTCAAGGCAGTTCCTGATAATGGAGCTGTGTTTACTGGATGGAACGATGGCGTGACGGACAATCCGCGTTTGGTGGATGTGAAGGAAGGCGCAAGCTTCACGGCTCAATTCAAGTAA